In Bacteroidales bacterium, the genomic stretch TTTAAGCAGAAAACTAAATCGTTCTTAGCATCCCTGCCAGGAACAATCAACCTATTACCCTGAACTACAACGGACGACCATGAAGCGGTTGCTTTATCCTGACACAAGTAATTGACTGCCCAAAGTTTTTCAAGCCCATTGGACCAATCGGTTTTAATGCCAGTTGTTGCATTTTTTCCTTCAAAATTAGTTCCCCTCCAATTTGTCCAATCCGCAACTCCTACAGTGATTGGGGGTATAGAGGCTGTATTTGTTGGTATATTTTCTTGTTTACCGGTTAATGGTTCACTTCCCATCACCATTTTATAAATTTGATACCCATAAAAACCCACGAATACCAATACAATTGCAACAACAATAAGTATAACCTTAATGTACTTTTTCATTTGATTAATTGACTTGAGAGGTGAGTAAATCCGATGATTATTTTTGAATTCCTAATAATATTTGAATGGAAGAAAATATATCTGTAAAACATCCCTCCATTATTCTTTTATTTTACTAACGCTTTTTTCATAGTTTCCCCAATCATAGCTGGCGATTCAACAACATGGATTCCACATTCACGCATAATTTTCATTTTTGCAGCAGCGGTATCCTCTGCCCCACCAATGATTGCTCCAGCATGACCCATTCTCCTACCCTTTGGAGCTGTTTGGCCTGCAATAAAGCCAACTACAGGTTTAGTTCCATGTTCCTTAACCCATTGTGCAGCTTCGGTTTCCATGCTACCGCCAATCTCACCAATCATAACAATTCCCTCAGTTTCGGAATCATCCATTAAAAGTTTAAGCGCTTCAAGGGTTGTTGTACCAATTATTGGATCACCACCAATCCCAATACAGGTTGATTGACCTAGTCCTTGCTTTGTAAGCTGGTCAACGGCCTCGTAGGTTAAAGTACCCGAACGCGATATCACCCCAATACTGCCTTTTTTATGGATAAATCCGGGCATAATTCCAACCTTAGCCTCGCCGGGGCTAATTACTCCTGGGCAGTTGGGTCCAATAAGCCTAACATCAGGTAATTCGGAAAGTATATGCTTTACTTTTACCATATCTGCAATGGGTATTCCCTCGGTGATACAAATAATCACCTTAATACCTCCAGTTGCCGCTTCAATTATTGTATCGGCTGCATAGGCTGGTGGTACAAAAATCACCGACACATTAGCACCTACATTTTTAACAGCCTCTTCAACCGTATTAAAAACGGGAAGACCTAAATGGAGTTGACCGCCTTTCCCAGGGGTAATTCCACCCACAACATTTGTTCCGTACTCTATCATCTGGGTTGCATGGAATGTCCCTTCGCTACCTGTAAACCCCTGAACGATAACCTTTGAATCCTTATTTACTAGTACGCTCATCGATTTAGCTATTTAGAATAATTTATGTATCAAATTTTTTTCGAATATAATCAATTTGTTGTTTTAAAACACTCGTATTAAATAACACTTAAAAATTTCTTTGTAAATTGCTTTCGAAAAATATAAGAAAGAAATCACTTTATCTATCACATTATGAGTAAAATCAATGTAAAACTTGAAAATCTTGGGTCAATTTTTCCATCAAACTGGAATGAAGAACAAAAAGCAAAAGGAAAAACAATCTTTTTAAAACGCCTTTCCGAAAAAGCTCATAAATTCTATGGTGGAAAAACCCAAGTAGCACCAAAAGTCCCTGTACCAGGATTCAATTGGTTTAATGTATGGTACACTCCTGGAGTATCAAAGGTTTCAACAAATATTAGAGAGAATAATGATGCTTCATTTGAACTTTCTAATAGAGGCAATCTAGTTGCCGTTGTTAGCGATTCAACGCGTGTTCTTGGCGATGGGGATTGTTCTCCTTCAGGAGGATTAGGCGTTATGGAAGGAAAAGCATTCCTGATGAAATACCTTGGTGGTGTTGATGCCGTTGCACTTTGTGTCGATAGTCGAGATAATGGTTGTCACAACAGTCCTCAAAAAATTATCGATTTTGTAAAGATGTGTCAGTACAGTTTTGGAGCTATTAATCTTGAAGATATCTCTCAACCCAACTGCTATAAAGTATTAGATGTTCTTAGAGAAGAATGCACTATCCCTGTTTGGCACGATGATGCTCAGGGTACAGCATGCGTTACCCTTGCAGGGTTAATCAATGCCCTAAAACTTGTTGATAAAAAAATTGGCGATACTCGAATTGTACTTTTTGGTGCGGGTGCTGCAAATACAACTATAGCAAGGCTTATCATTGCCGATGGTGGCGATCCAAAGAAAATAATCCTTTTCGATACAAAAGGTGCTCTACATAAAAAGAGAGCAGATATTAAGGCAGATGAAAGGTTTTATAGGAAATGGGAGCTCTGCGAAAGCACAAATCCAAATTGCATCTCGACTTTTGAGGAGGCCATTAAAAATGCTGATGTTCTAATCTCAGCATCAACTCCAGGTCCCGATACTATTAAAAAAGAGTGGGTGAAAGCAATGAATCAGAAAGCAATAGTTTTTGCCTGTGCAAATCCAGTACCCGAGATTTACCCTTACGCTGCAAAGGAAGCAGGTGCCTATATCGTTGCAACAGGAAGAGGTGATTTCCCAAATCAGGTCAATAACTCCATAGGGTTTCCTGGAATCTTAAAGGGTGCATTAATTGTAAGAGCATCAAAAATAACCGATAAAATGGCTATTACAGCAGCCCATTCATTGGCTAACTATGCCGAAAAGCGTGGAATTAACCCAGAAAACATTGTTCCCAAAATGGATGAACCTGATGTGTTTGCTGTTGAAGCTGCAGATGTTGCCATGCAGGCTATTAAAGATGGTGTTGCACGTAAAACTTTAACATGGGATGAGGTTTATCAAATTGCTAAAAGGGATATTGATTACTCAAGATCTATGGCAGCCCTCTTAAGCAAAGAAGGTTTTGTTGCAGATCCCCCTGCTGAGATGCTTGATGAAGCGTTAGATTATACCGTTAAGCTGATTGAAGGAAAGTGAAAAGTTTAAAATGATATGTGAAAAACGGGACCCGGGCAACCGGGTTTTGTTTTGCTAACAATCTCCACCGATACTCCATTCCCACTTTTTTACTAGCTTTGCACAAACACTTTTAGGATGATTTTAGACGATACTACAATTGTAGCAATAGCAACCGCCCCCGGTACAGGAGCCATTGCCATAATTCGGCTCAGCGGAAAAGATGCTATCGCAATTTGCGATAATTTGTTTAAACCATCCTCAAAAAACAAAAAGCTAACGGCACAAAAGCCCAACACAATTCATCATGGCACCATTTACGATGGCAATAGGCCTGTTGATGAAGTTCTGGTTAGCCTTTTCAAAGCCCCCCGCTCCTACACCAGCGAGGATGTTGTAGAAATATCATGCCATGGTTCACAAATCATCCAGCAGCAAATACTTGAGCTATTAGTAAGGAATGGTGCAAGACTTGCCCAACCTGGGGAATTCACTCTACGAGCATTCCTTAACGGCAAAATGGATCTATCCCAAGCCGAAGCGGTAGCCGATTTAATATCATCATCCAGCGAAGCAGCCCGCAGGGTAGCACTTCAGCAGATGCGAGGGGGGTTTTCCGATCAATTAAAAAACCTACGCGATCAGCTACTCCATTTCATAGCACTTATTGAACTTGAGCTCGATTTTAGCGAGGAAGATGTTGAATTTGCTGATAGAACTCAGCTTAAAAACCTTATAACCGAGATTTTGTCAGTTATTGAAAAGATGATTGCCTCATTCCAACTCGGTAACGTAATTAAAATGGGAATCCCCGTAACAATTGCGGGTAAGCCAAACGTTGGAAAATCAACGCTACTTAACCGACTGCTTAACGAGGAACGTGCAATAGTATCGGAAGTTGCTGGTACAACAAGGGATACTATTGAAGATACCATAAACCTTGGTGGAATATCGTTTAGATTTATTGATACTGCTGGGCTGCGACATACCAAGGATATCGTTGAATCCATTGGCGTTGAGCGTGCTTATGCAAAAATATCACAGGCAAAAGTTATCCTTTTACTAGTTGATGCACAAATCACAGTAGATGAGGTAATCCATTCCGTTGAAGAG encodes the following:
- a CDS encoding NADP-dependent malic enzyme; this encodes MSKINVKLENLGSIFPSNWNEEQKAKGKTIFLKRLSEKAHKFYGGKTQVAPKVPVPGFNWFNVWYTPGVSKVSTNIRENNDASFELSNRGNLVAVVSDSTRVLGDGDCSPSGGLGVMEGKAFLMKYLGGVDAVALCVDSRDNGCHNSPQKIIDFVKMCQYSFGAINLEDISQPNCYKVLDVLREECTIPVWHDDAQGTACVTLAGLINALKLVDKKIGDTRIVLFGAGAANTTIARLIIADGGDPKKIILFDTKGALHKKRADIKADERFYRKWELCESTNPNCISTFEEAIKNADVLISASTPGPDTIKKEWVKAMNQKAIVFACANPVPEIYPYAAKEAGAYIVATGRGDFPNQVNNSIGFPGILKGALIVRASKITDKMAITAAHSLANYAEKRGINPENIVPKMDEPDVFAVEAADVAMQAIKDGVARKTLTWDEVYQIAKRDIDYSRSMAALLSKEGFVADPPAEMLDEALDYTVKLIEGK
- the mnmE gene encoding tRNA uridine-5-carboxymethylaminomethyl(34) synthesis GTPase MnmE; protein product: MILDDTTIVAIATAPGTGAIAIIRLSGKDAIAICDNLFKPSSKNKKLTAQKPNTIHHGTIYDGNRPVDEVLVSLFKAPRSYTSEDVVEISCHGSQIIQQQILELLVRNGARLAQPGEFTLRAFLNGKMDLSQAEAVADLISSSSEAARRVALQQMRGGFSDQLKNLRDQLLHFIALIELELDFSEEDVEFADRTQLKNLITEILSVIEKMIASFQLGNVIKMGIPVTIAGKPNVGKSTLLNRLLNEERAIVSEVAGTTRDTIEDTINLGGISFRFIDTAGLRHTKDIVESIGVERAYAKISQAKVILLLVDAQITVDEVIHSVEEVKTKLTDDQRLIILLNKEDKADKDRLNSILSMLKKDYPSIYALTISAKSGHNIEQLTNTLINIGLHGQTDSDEVIVTNVRHYESLLKTKENLDQAITGLSTNLPSDLLAIDIRQAIYYLGEITGEITTDDILGHIFSKFCIGK
- the sucD gene encoding succinate--CoA ligase subunit alpha; the protein is MSVLVNKDSKVIVQGFTGSEGTFHATQMIEYGTNVVGGITPGKGGQLHLGLPVFNTVEEAVKNVGANVSVIFVPPAYAADTIIEAATGGIKVIICITEGIPIADMVKVKHILSELPDVRLIGPNCPGVISPGEAKVGIMPGFIHKKGSIGVISRSGTLTYEAVDQLTKQGLGQSTCIGIGGDPIIGTTTLEALKLLMDDSETEGIVMIGEIGGSMETEAAQWVKEHGTKPVVGFIAGQTAPKGRRMGHAGAIIGGAEDTAAAKMKIMRECGIHVVESPAMIGETMKKALVK